Proteins encoded together in one Janthinobacterium tructae window:
- a CDS encoding UDP-N-acetylmuramoyl-L-alanyl-D-glutamate--2,6-diaminopimelate ligase, which produces MTIQDISLWIKAAAPSGQLTSDSRRVQRGDVFFAYAGAMHFIAAAIEQGAAAIVHDAVEWNAAWSVPHLLVSDLKRLAGPVAHAFYGMPDSAMFSAGVTGTNGKTSCALWLAQALARLGETSSVIGTLGVGLCKPRGAIEFDVTGYTTPDAVLLARKLAAMRDAGARAVAIEVSSIGLDQERAAGMHFDVAMFTNLTRDHLDYHGDMAAYEAAKVKLFDWPGLKTAVINLDDPMGLRLARHVDGKLSGEYPVIGYTLQDAASQPDLPGVLMLRASQFRSRHAGTDFHLECALGVALVKTQLVGHFNISNALAVLGALLAHGTGLRAAIDGIESLQPAPGRMQQVGGQEAPMVVIDYAHTPDALEKTLAALRQVAQERGGQLWCVFGCGGDRDPGKRPQMGAIAQLADHVVVTSDNPRSEDPHAIIAQIVAGMRADGPQPQAIEDRAAAILSAIKHAAKPDVILLAGKGHEPYQEIKGKKLPFSDTDHAQLALSARLTMMRTN; this is translated from the coding sequence ATGACCATACAAGACATCAGTTTGTGGATCAAAGCGGCTGCCCCGTCCGGGCAGCTGACGTCCGATTCGCGCCGCGTGCAGCGCGGCGACGTGTTTTTCGCCTATGCGGGCGCCATGCATTTCATCGCCGCCGCCATCGAGCAGGGCGCCGCCGCCATCGTGCATGATGCCGTCGAATGGAACGCCGCATGGAGCGTGCCGCACCTGCTGGTCAGCGACCTGAAACGCCTGGCCGGTCCTGTGGCGCATGCTTTTTACGGCATGCCCGACAGCGCCATGTTCAGCGCCGGCGTGACGGGCACGAATGGCAAGACATCCTGCGCGCTGTGGCTGGCGCAGGCATTGGCGCGCCTCGGTGAAACGTCTTCCGTGATCGGCACGCTGGGCGTGGGCCTGTGCAAGCCGCGCGGCGCCATCGAATTCGACGTCACTGGCTACACCACTCCCGACGCCGTGCTGCTGGCGCGTAAACTCGCCGCCATGCGCGATGCCGGCGCCAGGGCCGTCGCCATCGAAGTGTCGTCGATCGGCCTGGACCAGGAACGCGCGGCCGGCATGCATTTTGATGTCGCCATGTTCACCAATCTGACGCGCGACCACCTCGACTACCATGGCGACATGGCGGCCTACGAGGCGGCCAAGGTCAAGCTGTTCGACTGGCCCGGCCTGAAAACGGCCGTCATCAACCTCGATGACCCCATGGGGCTGCGCCTGGCGCGCCACGTGGATGGCAAGCTGTCCGGCGAATATCCCGTCATCGGCTACACCTTGCAGGATGCGGCCAGCCAGCCTGACTTGCCGGGTGTGCTGATGCTGCGCGCCAGCCAGTTCCGCAGCCGCCATGCCGGTACCGACTTCCACCTGGAATGCGCGCTGGGCGTGGCGCTGGTCAAGACGCAACTGGTGGGTCACTTCAATATCAGCAACGCGCTGGCGGTGCTGGGCGCCTTGCTGGCGCATGGCACCGGCCTGCGCGCCGCCATCGACGGCATCGAATCGCTGCAGCCTGCCCCAGGCCGCATGCAACAGGTGGGTGGCCAGGAAGCGCCGATGGTCGTCATCGATTACGCGCATACGCCGGACGCGCTGGAAAAAACCCTGGCCGCCTTGCGCCAGGTGGCGCAGGAGCGTGGCGGCCAGCTGTGGTGCGTGTTCGGCTGTGGCGGCGACCGCGATCCGGGCAAGCGTCCGCAGATGGGCGCCATCGCGCAGTTGGCCGATCATGTTGTGGTCACCAGCGACAATCCGCGCAGCGAAGACCCGCACGCCATCATCGCGCAAATCGTCGCCGGCATGCGTGCAGACGGCCCGCAGCCACAGGCCATCGAAGACCGCGCCGCCGCCATCCTGTCGGCCATCAAGCATGCCGCCAAGCCGGACGTGATCTTGCTGGCGGGCAAAGGCCATGAGCCGTACCAGGAAATCAAGGGCAAGAAACTGCCGTTCTCCGATACCGACCATGCGCAACTGGCCCTGTCGGCGCGCCTGACCATGATGAGGACGAACTGA
- a CDS encoding UDP-N-acetylmuramoyl-tripeptide--D-alanyl-D-alanine ligase, whose product MRGTLTELMPSLDGAQLAGDAAFDGVSTDSRSAQAGSLFVALRGESFDAHDFLDQVAARGVAAVLVERLPAGWDSGKVPAIVVADTLVALGRIAHHWRRRFNLPVIGVTGSNGKTTVKEMISSILAAAFGEEARLATRGNLNNEIGVPLTLFRLSEQHQAAVIEMGMNHPGEIARLAAIAAPTLAMVNNAQREHQEFMHTVEAVARENGAALAALADDGVAVFPHGDEFTPVWRELAGARAVITFGLSKDADVSCTHRAAEDFGSDMFVSVRAQDGSLRQFFVGLQAAGDHNVRNALAAVACAVGAGIAIEHIKQGLEAFAPVNGRLQKKRAANGATIIDDTYNANPDSARAAIDVLAQAAAPRILVLGEMGEVGTQGQQFHEEIGAYAAIKGIEYVLATGGLARHLVNAAQAAASQESGTVVEYFEQFDGLLAALDAHLSGRSDATVLIKGSRFMKMERAVQHLIGSNNNNKEAH is encoded by the coding sequence ATGCGCGGCACCCTGACAGAGTTGATGCCGTCACTGGACGGCGCGCAGCTGGCGGGCGACGCAGCGTTTGACGGCGTGTCCACCGACAGCCGCAGCGCCCAGGCCGGCTCGCTCTTCGTCGCCTTGCGCGGCGAGAGTTTCGACGCCCACGACTTCCTCGACCAGGTGGCCGCGCGCGGCGTCGCCGCCGTGCTGGTCGAGCGCCTGCCCGCAGGCTGGGACAGCGGCAAGGTCCCGGCCATCGTGGTCGCCGATACCCTGGTGGCGCTGGGACGCATTGCCCATCACTGGCGCCGCCGGTTCAATTTGCCCGTCATCGGCGTCACCGGCAGCAATGGCAAGACCACCGTCAAGGAGATGATTTCGTCCATCCTGGCGGCGGCCTTTGGCGAAGAAGCGCGCCTGGCCACGCGCGGCAACCTGAATAATGAAATCGGCGTGCCATTGACCCTGTTCCGCCTGAGCGAGCAGCACCAGGCGGCCGTGATCGAGATGGGCATGAACCATCCGGGCGAAATCGCGCGCCTGGCGGCAATCGCCGCGCCGACGCTGGCAATGGTCAACAACGCGCAGCGCGAGCACCAGGAATTCATGCATACAGTGGAGGCAGTGGCGCGCGAGAACGGCGCGGCGCTGGCGGCATTGGCCGACGACGGCGTGGCCGTCTTCCCGCACGGCGATGAATTCACGCCCGTGTGGCGCGAGCTGGCCGGCGCGCGCGCCGTCATCACCTTCGGCCTGTCGAAGGACGCTGACGTGAGCTGCACGCACCGCGCGGCCGAGGATTTTGGCAGCGACATGTTCGTCAGCGTGCGCGCGCAGGACGGCAGCTTGCGCCAGTTCTTTGTCGGCTTGCAGGCGGCGGGCGACCATAATGTGCGCAATGCGCTGGCGGCCGTGGCATGCGCTGTTGGCGCGGGCATCGCCATCGAACATATCAAGCAGGGCCTGGAGGCGTTCGCGCCAGTGAATGGCCGTCTGCAGAAAAAACGTGCCGCCAACGGCGCCACCATCATCGACGACACGTATAACGCCAATCCGGATTCGGCGCGCGCGGCCATCGATGTGCTGGCGCAGGCTGCGGCACCACGCATCCTGGTGCTGGGCGAGATGGGCGAAGTCGGCACGCAGGGGCAGCAGTTCCACGAAGAGATCGGCGCCTACGCCGCCATCAAAGGCATCGAATACGTGCTGGCGACGGGCGGCCTGGCGCGCCATCTGGTGAATGCGGCGCAGGCTGCCGCCAGCCAGGAATCGGGCACGGTCGTGGAGTATTTTGAACAGTTCGACGGCTTGCTGGCGGCGCTCGATGCGCATTTGTCCGGCCGTTCGGATGCAACAGTATTAATCAAGGGCTCCCGCTTCATGAAAATGGAACGGGCCGTGCAGCATTTGATTGGTTCAAACAACAATAACAAGGAAGCTCACTAA
- the mraY gene encoding phospho-N-acetylmuramoyl-pentapeptide-transferase, with translation MLLWLAHYFQDDIGPLRVFNFITFRAVFATLTAILIGLCAGPAVIRMLTRMKVGQAVRTDGPQTHLKKHGTPTMGGVLILIAIGISTLLWADLSNRFIWPVLIVTLGFGAVGWADDYRKVVHQDPEGMRSREKYFWQSLIGIVAAFYLAFSVSVSEPDAGHVWNLIYAWVQSGFAMDLPPKADLIVPFFKTISYPLGVWGFIALTYCVIVGTSNAVNFTDGLDGLAIMPTVMVGTALGLFAYLTGNATYARYLFIPHIPGAGELVIFCGALAGSGLAFLWYNTHPAKVFMGDVGALALGGALGTVAVIVRQEIVLFIMGGIFVVETLSVIIQVVWFKYTKKRYGAGRRVFLMAPLHHHFEQKGWKETQVVVRFWIITMMLVLLGLTTLKLR, from the coding sequence ATGCTGCTCTGGCTCGCTCATTATTTCCAGGACGACATTGGCCCATTGCGGGTCTTTAACTTCATCACGTTCCGCGCCGTCTTTGCCACGCTGACGGCGATTTTGATCGGCCTGTGCGCCGGTCCCGCCGTGATCCGCATGCTCACGCGCATGAAGGTCGGCCAGGCCGTGCGCACGGACGGCCCGCAGACGCATCTGAAAAAACACGGCACGCCGACCATGGGCGGCGTGCTGATCCTGATCGCCATCGGCATTTCCACCCTGCTGTGGGCCGACCTGTCGAACCGCTTCATCTGGCCGGTCCTGATCGTCACGCTGGGCTTTGGCGCCGTCGGCTGGGCCGACGATTACCGCAAGGTGGTGCACCAGGACCCGGAAGGCATGCGCTCGCGCGAAAAATACTTCTGGCAGTCGTTGATCGGCATCGTCGCCGCGTTTTACCTGGCGTTTTCTGTCTCCGTGTCGGAACCCGACGCGGGTCACGTGTGGAATCTGATCTACGCCTGGGTGCAGTCCGGCTTCGCCATGGACCTGCCGCCGAAAGCCGACCTGATCGTCCCGTTCTTCAAGACCATCAGCTATCCGCTGGGCGTGTGGGGCTTCATCGCGCTGACCTACTGCGTCATCGTCGGTACCAGCAATGCCGTCAACTTTACGGACGGCCTGGATGGCCTGGCCATCATGCCGACCGTGATGGTGGGCACGGCCCTGGGCCTGTTCGCCTACCTGACGGGTAACGCCACGTATGCGCGCTACCTGTTCATTCCGCACATTCCAGGCGCCGGCGAACTGGTGATCTTCTGCGGCGCGCTGGCCGGTTCCGGCCTAGCCTTCCTCTGGTATAACACGCACCCTGCGAAAGTGTTCATGGGCGACGTGGGCGCACTGGCCCTGGGCGGCGCGCTGGGCACCGTGGCCGTCATCGTGCGCCAGGAAATCGTCCTGTTCATCATGGGCGGCATCTTCGTCGTCGAAACGCTGTCCGTGATTATCCAGGTCGTCTGGTTCAAGTACACCAAGAAGCGCTATGGTGCTGGCCGCCGCGTTTTCCTGATGGCGCCGTTGCATCACCATTTTGAACAAAAAGGCTGGAAAGAGACGCAGGTTGTCGTGCGTTTCTGGATCATCACCATGATGCTGGTGCTGCTCGGCCTGACCACTTTGAAGCTGCGCTGA